From Jeotgalibaca dankookensis, one genomic window encodes:
- a CDS encoding helix-turn-helix domain-containing protein — protein sequence MDIGKKLKELRLRKNLTQEELGERTDLTKGYISQLENGLSSPSMETFFNLLEVLGTNPKTFFDSDYSSQPVVYTASDGTIFEDEEKGFSMNWLMADSNDKEMEAVMLTLKPNGEHKQFPPSLSETFGYVMQGSVELQLGETVYSIKRGQSFYFQAREYHQLRNRSRGPAEVLIVVTNSYL from the coding sequence GTGGATATCGGCAAAAAATTAAAAGAATTACGTCTCCGAAAAAACTTAACGCAGGAAGAGTTAGGAGAGCGAACCGATTTGACCAAAGGGTATATTTCGCAACTTGAAAATGGACTAAGTTCACCTTCTATGGAAACCTTTTTTAATTTATTAGAAGTACTGGGCACCAATCCTAAAACTTTTTTTGATTCAGATTACTCAAGTCAACCGGTTGTCTATACAGCGAGTGATGGGACTATTTTTGAAGATGAAGAAAAGGGTTTTTCAATGAATTGGCTCATGGCTGATTCAAATGATAAAGAAATGGAAGCAGTTATGTTAACCTTAAAACCAAATGGAGAACATAAGCAATTCCCGCCTTCATTATCCGAAACATTTGGATATGTTATGCAAGGCTCGGTAGAATTACAATTAGGGGAGACAGTCTATTCTATAAAAAGGGGACAATCTTTTTATTTTCAAGCAAGAGAATACCATCAGTTAAGAAATAGAAGTCGCGGACCAGCAGAAGTCTTAATCGTCGTGACGAATTCTTATTTATAA
- a CDS encoding ABC transporter ATP-binding protein encodes MADEMIITLENVNKVYDNETVLHDIDFEVERGKFYTLLGPSGCGKTTILRLIAGFTEASGGEIRINNERVNEVPPNKRKVNTVFQDYALFPHMNVYDNVAFGLSLKKLPKNEIQEKVKNALKLVQLSGYEKREIREMSGGQQQRVAIARAIVNEPEVLLLDEPLSALDLKLRTDMQYELREIQQRLGITFIFVTHDQEEALAMSDWIFVMNKGHIVQSGTPVDIYDEPINRFVADFIGESNIVPGKMIEDYRVGFVGKEFECADAGITPGEKIEIVIRPEDLELTSVEKGKLIVKVDTQLFRGVHYEIIGYDEDGNEWMVHSTKKADIGSEVGLYFNAEDIHVMRLGETEEEFDARLESYDE; translated from the coding sequence ATGGCAGATGAAATGATTATTACCTTAGAAAATGTTAACAAAGTCTATGATAATGAGACAGTTTTACATGATATTGATTTTGAAGTAGAACGTGGAAAATTTTATACCCTTTTAGGGCCATCTGGTTGTGGGAAAACGACTATTTTACGCTTAATTGCTGGATTCACAGAGGCATCTGGTGGAGAAATTCGGATTAATAATGAACGAGTCAACGAGGTACCGCCCAATAAAAGAAAAGTAAACACGGTTTTTCAAGATTATGCTTTATTTCCCCATATGAATGTTTATGACAATGTTGCTTTTGGATTATCATTAAAGAAATTACCTAAAAATGAGATTCAAGAAAAAGTGAAAAATGCTCTGAAACTCGTGCAATTGTCTGGCTATGAAAAACGTGAAATTCGTGAAATGTCTGGTGGGCAACAACAGCGAGTAGCAATCGCGCGAGCAATTGTGAATGAACCAGAAGTACTCTTGTTGGATGAGCCTTTGTCTGCTTTAGACTTGAAGTTGCGGACGGATATGCAATATGAGTTGCGTGAAATCCAACAGCGATTAGGAATCACCTTTATTTTTGTCACTCATGATCAAGAAGAAGCATTAGCTATGAGCGATTGGATTTTTGTTATGAACAAGGGACATATCGTTCAAAGTGGAACACCGGTTGATATTTACGATGAACCGATTAATCGATTTGTAGCTGACTTTATCGGAGAAAGTAATATTGTTCCTGGTAAAATGATTGAAGACTACCGTGTAGGTTTCGTCGGTAAAGAATTTGAATGTGCCGATGCTGGAATTACGCCTGGGGAAAAAATTGAAATTGTTATTCGTCCAGAGGATTTAGAATTAACATCGGTCGAAAAAGGAAAGTTAATTGTCAAAGTTGATACGCAACTATTCCGCGGCGTCCATTATGAAATAATTGGATATGATGAGGATGGAAATGAGTGGATGGTTCACTCAACTAAAAAAGCCGATATTGGCTCTGAAGTGGGCTTGTATTTCAATGCCGAAGATATTCATGTCATGCGTCTAGGAGAAACCGAAGAAGAATTTGATGCACGTCTGGAAAGTTATGATGAGTGA
- a CDS encoding ABC transporter ATP-binding protein produces the protein MKKPFISFQNFTFTYSDQVTPVLNELNVTINEGEKILVVGPSGSGKSTFARCLSGVLPNKDNNDYMGRIVYGREGTTPTISNFLPNELAISMAASMAALNEKNRDSNNQTAVQPFQTYLEKKKLAGMDWFLSRTPDLKESFSKLTDNQFEKIHSAGFFIDDKPVLILDEPLANLDPKSGDAAMKFIDELANQTNTTIIIIEHRLEDALVYPVERLILFSDGRIMADGAPSDILKTEVLSEIGIREPLYITAMRYAGVNLDEVNHLDLVHKLNGPNLKEKMEQWLSYLPQFEYPVQSTALLELQDISFKYPWNVRPILNQVSIRINEGEMLSLVGPNGSGKSTLAKVLSGQEKIQTGKILWKGEDISAYSEEELETCIGYIPQNPFDSISQETIDEELAYRLRERNFTDQEISRRVEKVIRICSLQYIRQLPMTALSFGQLRRVAIGSVLVLNPELIIVDEPAAGQDFSNYTEIMNFLQSIHVQGVTVLIVTHDMHLMLEYSKRTIVMVKGKVIADASPVFVLASPEIIEASSLKETNLYTFAKQINMTDPYAFTEKFIHYDRVARLF, from the coding sequence TTGAAAAAACCATTTATAAGCTTTCAGAACTTTACATTTACTTATTCAGACCAAGTTACTCCTGTTTTAAATGAATTAAACGTAACGATTAATGAAGGAGAAAAAATATTAGTTGTTGGGCCAAGTGGTTCAGGAAAATCTACCTTTGCACGTTGTCTGTCTGGGGTTTTACCTAATAAAGACAACAACGACTATATGGGACGTATTGTATACGGAAGAGAAGGAACGACTCCCACTATTTCTAATTTTTTGCCAAATGAACTTGCCATTAGTATGGCAGCCAGTATGGCAGCTCTTAATGAAAAAAATCGTGACAGTAACAATCAAACAGCAGTCCAACCCTTCCAAACATACTTAGAAAAGAAAAAATTAGCCGGTATGGATTGGTTTTTAAGTCGAACGCCTGATTTGAAAGAAAGCTTTAGCAAACTCACTGATAATCAATTTGAAAAGATACATTCAGCAGGGTTCTTTATTGATGATAAACCAGTTTTAATATTAGATGAACCATTAGCAAACTTAGACCCTAAATCAGGGGATGCAGCCATGAAATTTATTGATGAACTAGCCAACCAGACTAATACTACGATTATTATCATCGAGCATCGCTTAGAGGATGCACTTGTATATCCTGTGGAACGCCTTATCTTATTTTCCGACGGCCGTATTATGGCAGATGGTGCGCCATCTGATATTTTAAAAACAGAAGTCTTGAGCGAAATCGGTATTCGCGAGCCACTCTATATTACTGCTATGCGCTATGCCGGTGTTAATTTGGACGAGGTCAACCATTTGGATCTGGTCCATAAACTGAATGGTCCGAATTTAAAAGAGAAGATGGAACAATGGTTATCTTATTTACCGCAATTTGAATACCCTGTTCAGTCAACTGCCCTCTTAGAGTTACAAGATATCAGCTTTAAATATCCATGGAATGTCAGACCCATCCTAAACCAAGTGAGTATTCGAATTAATGAAGGCGAAATGTTGAGTCTAGTGGGTCCTAATGGCTCAGGAAAATCAACCTTAGCTAAAGTGTTGTCCGGTCAAGAGAAGATTCAGACTGGAAAAATACTTTGGAAGGGAGAAGATATTTCTGCTTACAGCGAAGAGGAACTAGAAACTTGTATTGGCTACATCCCACAAAATCCATTTGATTCCATCTCACAAGAAACGATTGATGAAGAACTTGCTTATCGTCTACGGGAACGGAATTTTACTGATCAAGAAATCTCAAGGCGTGTTGAAAAAGTAATTCGCATTTGTAGCTTACAGTATATTCGGCAGTTACCAATGACAGCTTTGAGTTTTGGGCAGCTACGCCGTGTTGCCATCGGTTCGGTTCTCGTTCTCAATCCTGAGTTAATTATTGTGGATGAACCAGCAGCGGGGCAAGATTTTAGCAACTACACAGAAATAATGAATTTTCTCCAATCCATCCACGTCCAAGGGGTCACTGTTTTAATTGTCACTCATGATATGCATTTGATGTTAGAGTATTCTAAACGTACAATCGTAATGGTGAAGGGAAAAGTTATTGCCGATGCGAGTCCTGTATTTGTGTTAGCAAGTCCAGAAATTATTGAAGCTTCGTCTCTGAAAGAGACAAATTTATATACCTTTGCGAAACAAATTAATATGACAGATCCATACGCGTTCACCGAGAAATTCATTCATTATGACCGTGTTGCTCGATTATTTTAA
- a CDS encoding ABC transporter substrate-binding protein, which yields MRKLLIGILSVLAFSLLLVSGIDYLNHAQGFTGDNTLTVYNWGDYIDPSLLKEFEEETGYKISYETFDSNEAMYTKINQGGTSYDIAVPSEYMISRMIEENMLRELDHSQIKGLEHINPRFLDLSFDRGNDYSIPYFWGTLGIIYNDKMIEDIPTSWNDLWDDSYRNELMLIDGAREVMGIGLQSEGYSLNLKNKQILVEIAAKLKEMTPNVKAIIADEIKMYMIQEEASIAVSFSGEASEMVWENENLHYVIPEEGTNLWFDNIVIPKTAKNVEGAYAFINFLLEPENAAINAEYVGYSTPNDAAKELMDPEIIADPQFYPSDAAIENMEVYENLGPEWLGLYNDLFLEVKMYRN from the coding sequence ATGAGAAAGCTATTGATAGGGATTCTCTCAGTTTTGGCTTTTTCCTTATTACTTGTTTCTGGAATTGACTATTTGAATCATGCGCAGGGGTTTACCGGGGATAATACGCTAACGGTTTATAACTGGGGCGATTATATTGATCCTTCTTTATTGAAAGAATTTGAAGAAGAAACCGGCTATAAAATTTCTTATGAAACCTTTGACTCCAACGAAGCCATGTATACAAAAATAAACCAAGGTGGAACGTCTTATGATATTGCCGTTCCGTCAGAATACATGATTTCCCGGATGATTGAGGAAAACATGTTACGAGAATTAGACCATAGCCAAATTAAAGGATTAGAGCATATTAATCCGCGCTTTTTAGATTTAAGTTTTGATAGAGGCAATGACTATTCTATTCCTTATTTTTGGGGTACTTTAGGGATTATTTATAACGATAAGATGATTGAGGATATACCTACCTCCTGGAATGATTTATGGGATGATAGTTACCGCAATGAGTTAATGCTTATAGATGGTGCCCGTGAAGTAATGGGAATTGGTTTGCAGAGCGAGGGTTATTCTTTAAACTTAAAGAATAAACAAATACTAGTCGAAATAGCTGCGAAATTAAAAGAAATGACTCCCAATGTAAAAGCCATTATTGCCGATGAAATTAAGATGTATATGATTCAAGAAGAAGCCTCCATTGCGGTTAGTTTTTCTGGTGAAGCAAGTGAAATGGTTTGGGAAAATGAGAATTTACACTACGTAATCCCAGAAGAAGGCACAAACTTATGGTTTGACAATATTGTGATTCCTAAAACAGCTAAAAATGTGGAAGGTGCCTATGCCTTTATAAACTTTTTACTCGAACCTGAAAATGCCGCCATCAATGCAGAATATGTGGGTTACTCAACACCAAACGATGCTGCTAAAGAATTAATGGATCCCGAAATTATTGCCGATCCGCAATTTTATCCATCTGATGCAGCCATTGAAAATATGGAAGTTTACGAAAATTTAGGGCCAGAATGGTTAGGTCTTTATAATGATTTGTTTTTAGAAGTAAAAATGTATCGAAATTAA
- the rpiA gene encoding ribose-5-phosphate isomerase RpiA, translating into MELKKAVGIEAAKYIEDGMVVGLGTGSTAYYFVEEIGRRVKEEHLNVTGVTTSTRTKEQAESLGIPLKSVDEVERIAITVDGADEISKDFQGIKGGGGALLIEKIVANNSDQVIWIVDQSKMVDELGAFPLPIEVIKYGSQHIFNQLKAKGYNPEFRTNQDGSRYLTDEENYIIDLHMGKITDPLSLGNELIEMVGVVEHGLFLNRVNRVLVGTDEGVKDIKVER; encoded by the coding sequence ATGGAATTGAAAAAAGCAGTGGGTATCGAAGCCGCGAAGTATATTGAAGATGGAATGGTTGTAGGATTAGGGACAGGCTCAACCGCATATTATTTTGTTGAAGAAATTGGTCGTCGTGTCAAGGAAGAACATTTAAATGTAACCGGTGTAACAACATCGACACGAACAAAAGAACAGGCTGAAAGTTTAGGAATACCACTAAAAAGTGTTGATGAAGTCGAACGAATCGCTATTACAGTGGATGGAGCAGATGAAATCAGTAAAGATTTTCAAGGGATTAAGGGTGGCGGTGGTGCGCTCTTAATTGAAAAAATTGTTGCTAATAATTCTGACCAAGTAATTTGGATTGTTGATCAGAGCAAAATGGTTGATGAGCTAGGAGCTTTTCCACTACCAATTGAAGTGATTAAATATGGTTCACAACATATATTCAATCAATTAAAAGCAAAAGGGTATAACCCAGAATTTCGTACTAACCAAGATGGCAGTCGCTATCTAACCGATGAAGAAAACTATATTATAGATTTACATATGGGTAAAATTACCGATCCTCTTTCATTAGGAAATGAATTGATTGAAATGGTTGGTGTGGTTGAACATGGGCTTTTCTTAAATCGTGTCAACCGTGTATTAGTCGGAACAGATGAAGGCGTCAAAGATATCAAAGTTGAACGATAA
- a CDS encoding MgtC/SapB family protein, with product MYILDNMEVTVRLVVAVLIGSIIGLERERKNQSAGIRTNIIVCVSACILTIIQIKISFSVIQMVSADPELHGVLSTDFARITAQIVSGIGFLGAGAILTTQMDTISGLTTAATIWAVSGLGIAVGMGYYFLSISSTLILISVLYLLKKVTKPGEKHVLIIKMTNDRHIKEVRKVFETYELHKINEDFAMSRVDGELIYTFTYFLYIPNKLDNSDLIDAFLDISDEIVGITIKD from the coding sequence ATGTATATTTTAGACAATATGGAAGTCACCGTTCGATTGGTTGTGGCTGTTTTAATTGGTTCAATTATTGGACTTGAAAGAGAGCGCAAAAACCAATCAGCTGGAATTCGAACGAATATCATTGTATGTGTATCTGCCTGTATTCTAACGATTATTCAAATAAAGATATCTTTTTCTGTTATACAAATGGTTTCTGCTGATCCAGAGCTACATGGGGTACTGTCAACAGATTTCGCGCGTATTACCGCTCAAATTGTTAGTGGTATTGGTTTTTTAGGAGCGGGTGCAATTTTGACTACACAGATGGATACCATATCCGGTTTAACAACAGCCGCGACCATTTGGGCCGTTTCAGGTCTTGGTATTGCTGTTGGAATGGGTTATTACTTCTTATCTATTTCTTCAACACTCATTCTCATCTCAGTTTTATACTTATTAAAAAAAGTCACCAAGCCGGGAGAAAAGCACGTATTAATTATCAAAATGACTAATGATAGGCATATCAAAGAAGTTCGGAAAGTATTTGAAACCTATGAACTTCATAAAATTAATGAAGACTTTGCGATGTCCCGAGTAGATGGCGAATTAATTTATACCTTTACTTATTTTTTATACATCCCTAATAAACTTGACAATAGTGACTTAATTGATGCTTTTTTAGATATTAGTGATGAAATTGTTGGGATTACTATTAAAGATTAA
- a CDS encoding pyrimidine-nucleoside phosphorylase translates to MRMVDLIVKKQEGKELSKEEIHYIINGFTNGSIPDYQMSALAMAIYFQDMTDNERMEMTMAMAESGDQIDLSEIEGIKVDKHSTGGVGDTTTLVLAPLVASTGVPVAKMSGRGLGHTGGTIDKLESIPGFHVEISEERFIELVNKNKLSVVGQSGDLTPADKKLYALRDVTGTVNSLSLIASSIMSKKIASGADAIVLDVKVGAGAFMKTTEAAEELAKAMVRIGNLAGRNTMAIISDMSQPLGQAIGNALEVEEAIETLKGKGPDDLKELCLVLGAQMVYLGGGADSLEAARTLLEEKLANGQALEKFKEFIASQDGNPEVVNDYSLMPQASFTKDVKAEQSGFVTEIIADNIGVAAMKLGAGRATKESEIDLAAGLMLHKKVGDAVEVGEVIVTLYANKEEMTEAENMALAAYKIGEEQLIPTLIHEVITK, encoded by the coding sequence ATGAGAATGGTTGATCTCATTGTTAAAAAACAAGAAGGTAAGGAATTATCTAAAGAAGAAATTCACTATATAATTAACGGTTTTACAAATGGGAGTATCCCAGATTACCAAATGAGCGCACTTGCGATGGCGATTTATTTCCAAGATATGACTGATAATGAACGGATGGAAATGACCATGGCAATGGCAGAATCAGGGGATCAAATTGATTTGTCTGAGATTGAAGGAATCAAAGTAGACAAACACTCTACTGGTGGAGTAGGGGATACAACTACATTGGTATTAGCACCACTTGTTGCAAGTACTGGGGTTCCAGTTGCTAAAATGAGTGGACGTGGTCTGGGACATACTGGTGGGACAATTGATAAATTGGAATCAATCCCTGGTTTTCACGTTGAAATATCAGAAGAGCGATTCATTGAATTAGTAAATAAAAATAAACTATCAGTCGTCGGGCAATCAGGCGACTTGACTCCTGCTGATAAAAAATTATATGCCTTACGTGATGTAACAGGAACCGTTAATTCCTTATCATTAATAGCAAGTTCTATTATGAGTAAAAAAATCGCTTCAGGAGCAGATGCAATTGTTCTGGATGTAAAAGTGGGCGCAGGAGCTTTTATGAAAACAACAGAAGCTGCTGAAGAATTAGCTAAAGCCATGGTTCGAATTGGAAATCTAGCTGGACGCAATACAATGGCAATTATTTCTGATATGAGCCAACCACTTGGACAAGCAATTGGTAATGCGCTTGAAGTAGAAGAAGCGATTGAAACCTTAAAAGGAAAAGGCCCAGATGATTTAAAAGAATTGTGTTTGGTTTTAGGAGCGCAAATGGTTTATCTAGGTGGAGGAGCAGACTCACTAGAAGCAGCACGAACCTTGCTAGAAGAAAAATTAGCTAATGGACAAGCACTAGAAAAATTCAAAGAATTCATTGCCTCTCAAGACGGAAATCCCGAAGTGGTAAATGACTATAGCCTCATGCCGCAAGCATCCTTTACTAAAGATGTCAAAGCAGAGCAGTCAGGATTTGTGACTGAAATTATTGCCGATAACATTGGTGTAGCTGCGATGAAGTTAGGTGCAGGACGTGCAACCAAAGAATCAGAAATTGATCTAGCAGCCGGTTTAATGCTACATAAAAAAGTAGGCGACGCAGTTGAAGTTGGCGAAGTCATCGTCACTTTATATGCTAATAAAGAAGAGATGACTGAAGCAGAAAATATGGCGTTAGCTGCTTACAAAATTGGGGAAGAGCAACTTATCCCCACACTGATCCATGAAGTTATTACTAAATAA
- a CDS encoding AzlC family ABC transporter permease has translation MQKDDWLAGAKIIFPISISYIPLGLACGILLQQSGFHPFSVFMASLLIYGGASQFLIASMLLSGAAIIEIITMVFFINLRHLLMASTFAKRLKRQSTRFNLLFAQIITDESFAVNTMKFKVDKDWTPEKALAAGIIAHMTWVGSTFIGSLLGNTIALSTVVMNYVLTAMFIFLLVSQMDNQIVVWTGIFGMAVAILLKLILPSGIVILFASVLASLFGLSLELFKDWKGARLHES, from the coding sequence TTGCAAAAAGACGATTGGTTGGCCGGCGCTAAAATTATTTTTCCGATTAGTATTAGCTATATACCGTTGGGGTTAGCATGTGGAATTTTACTTCAACAATCAGGTTTTCATCCTTTTTCAGTTTTTATGGCTAGCTTATTGATTTATGGAGGGGCTTCTCAATTTCTAATAGCGTCCATGCTATTAAGTGGTGCGGCAATTATTGAAATCATTACCATGGTTTTCTTTATAAACTTACGGCATTTATTGATGGCTTCAACCTTCGCTAAAAGACTCAAAAGGCAATCAACACGCTTTAACCTCTTATTTGCCCAAATCATTACCGACGAGTCCTTTGCAGTGAATACGATGAAGTTTAAAGTGGATAAAGATTGGACACCCGAAAAAGCATTAGCAGCAGGTATTATTGCCCACATGACTTGGGTTGGTAGTACCTTTATTGGTTCCTTATTAGGCAATACGATCGCTTTGTCAACGGTTGTGATGAATTATGTATTAACAGCTATGTTTATTTTTTTACTTGTTTCTCAGATGGATAATCAGATTGTTGTTTGGACGGGGATATTTGGAATGGCTGTAGCTATTTTATTAAAGCTCATTTTGCCGAGCGGAATTGTCATATTATTTGCTTCAGTGTTAGCCTCTTTATTTGGTCTTAGCCTGGAATTATTTAAAGATTGGAAAGGAGCGCGACTACATGAATCCTGA
- a CDS encoding ABC transporter permease, with protein sequence MKLTSNSKGNNIFLFIIFVILYLPIFYLIFYSFNAGGTMNQFTGFTWEHYQAVFEDTRLIGIVLNTLLVAMLAALLATFIGTFGAIYIYYVKKKQNKKLLLSLNSILMVSPDVIIGASLLILFTLIGFNLGFVSVLLSHVAFSIPIVVLMVLPRLYEMKDSMIQAAEDLGANSWQVISRILLPSITPGILSGFFMAFTYSLDDFVVTFFVTGNGFSTLAVEIYSRARRGVSLEINALSALMFIFTLALVLGYNGIQIYGQKRREKAAKTVHFIESEGISL encoded by the coding sequence ATGAAATTAACTTCTAACTCCAAAGGAAATAATATTTTCCTTTTCATAATATTTGTTATCCTTTACTTACCTATTTTTTATCTGATTTTTTATTCTTTCAACGCCGGTGGAACGATGAATCAGTTTACTGGCTTCACCTGGGAGCATTATCAAGCGGTTTTTGAAGACACACGTTTAATTGGGATTGTATTAAATACCTTATTAGTAGCCATGCTGGCCGCTTTATTAGCGACTTTTATTGGTACTTTTGGAGCCATTTATATTTATTATGTTAAAAAGAAGCAAAATAAAAAACTGTTATTGAGTTTAAATAGTATTTTAATGGTATCACCAGATGTTATTATCGGTGCCAGCCTCTTGATCCTTTTTACCTTAATTGGTTTTAATTTAGGATTTGTTTCCGTTCTTCTTTCGCATGTTGCCTTTTCTATTCCGATTGTCGTTTTGATGGTTCTACCACGTCTTTATGAAATGAAAGACTCGATGATTCAAGCAGCAGAAGATTTAGGAGCCAATTCTTGGCAAGTGATTTCACGCATCTTACTGCCAAGTATTACACCAGGGATTTTAAGTGGCTTCTTTATGGCTTTTACCTACTCTTTAGATGATTTTGTGGTAACTTTCTTTGTAACCGGGAATGGCTTTAGTACATTAGCAGTTGAGATTTATTCACGCGCCCGCCGTGGTGTCAGTCTAGAAATCAATGCTTTGAGTGCTTTAATGTTCATATTTACACTAGCTTTAGTACTTGGATATAATGGCATTCAGATTTATGGACAGAAGCGCCGCGAAAAAGCCGCTAAAACAGTTCACTTTATAGAAAGTGAGGGGATTTCATTATGA
- a CDS encoding ABC transporter permease yields MTKQAKYWFATPYVLWLGLFVIVPVLLILYQSFFDISGNFTLSNYTAYFTSGNYLTMTINSFFYALLITGFTFLISYPTALFLSRTKYKQLWLSLVILPTWVNLLLKAYAFIGIFSQSGSVNQFLTFLGLGPQQILFTDFSFIFVATYIELPFMILPIYNSIMEINPSLQMASFDLGATRWETLKRVIFPLSMTGVRSGFQAVFIPSLSLFMLTRMIGGNRVITLGTAVEQHFLVTQNWGMGSTIGVVLIISMILILLLTGDRKNKGGSKV; encoded by the coding sequence ATGACAAAACAAGCTAAATACTGGTTCGCGACCCCATATGTTTTATGGTTAGGACTATTCGTCATTGTTCCTGTTTTATTAATTCTATATCAATCTTTTTTTGATATTTCAGGTAACTTTACATTAAGTAACTATACCGCTTATTTCACATCAGGTAATTACTTAACAATGACAATCAATTCATTTTTTTATGCCTTATTAATAACAGGTTTTACTTTTTTGATTAGTTATCCGACTGCTTTATTTTTGAGTCGAACAAAGTACAAACAACTCTGGCTGTCGCTAGTCATTCTACCAACCTGGGTTAATCTCCTTTTAAAAGCTTACGCTTTTATTGGAATATTTAGTCAAAGCGGTTCGGTCAATCAATTTCTGACTTTTCTAGGATTGGGACCGCAACAAATTCTTTTTACCGATTTCAGTTTTATATTTGTAGCAACCTATATTGAACTACCTTTTATGATTTTACCTATTTATAACTCCATTATGGAAATAAATCCCTCGCTACAAATGGCGAGTTTCGACTTAGGAGCGACGCGTTGGGAAACCCTAAAACGGGTTATTTTTCCATTAAGTATGACAGGCGTTCGAAGTGGCTTTCAAGCAGTATTTATTCCTTCGCTCTCTCTCTTTATGTTGACGCGAATGATCGGTGGAAACCGCGTTATTACTCTAGGGACGGCTGTGGAACAACATTTCTTAGTGACTCAAAATTGGGGAATGGGTTCAACAATTGGAGTGGTCTTAATTATATCGATGATCCTAATTTTACTTTTAACCGGTGACCGAAAAAATAAAGGAGGAAGTAAAGTATGA
- the murB gene encoding UDP-N-acetylmuramate dehydrogenase translates to MLEKQQIAKELRQLFPLTIVKKNEPLNKYTYTKTGGAGDIVVFPNTKEDVQGIVKWVHEHKVPLTILGNSSNVIIKDGGIRGVVIILTDLNEVEIKKNKLVVQSGASIIETAQKALSANLTGLEFACGIPGSVGGAVFMNAGAYGGEVKTVIKSVEVVTLEGKRHVYSNEEMAFGYRTSVIQERGDIVLETVFELEKGKFEHIKEKMDELTELRESKQPLEYPSCGSVFKRPTGYFTGKLIQDAGLQGKIWGGAQISTKHAGFIVNINNATATDYLELIAYIQKTIKEVYDVTLETEVRVIGENLVENIAAVPS, encoded by the coding sequence GTGCTAGAAAAACAACAAATAGCTAAGGAATTGCGTCAGCTTTTTCCATTAACCATTGTTAAAAAAAATGAACCTTTAAATAAATATACGTATACGAAAACGGGTGGCGCTGGAGATATCGTCGTTTTTCCTAATACCAAAGAAGATGTACAAGGTATTGTCAAATGGGTACACGAACATAAAGTCCCACTAACTATCTTAGGAAATTCAAGTAATGTCATTATCAAAGATGGCGGCATACGTGGTGTTGTCATAATTTTAACTGACTTAAATGAAGTTGAAATTAAGAAAAATAAACTAGTCGTCCAAAGTGGCGCTTCCATTATCGAAACAGCTCAAAAAGCTTTAAGTGCTAACTTAACTGGCCTAGAATTTGCTTGTGGTATTCCTGGTAGTGTCGGGGGTGCCGTATTTATGAATGCTGGTGCTTATGGCGGTGAAGTTAAAACAGTGATCAAGTCAGTCGAAGTGGTCACTCTAGAAGGAAAGCGTCATGTTTATAGCAATGAAGAAATGGCATTTGGTTACCGCACGAGTGTGATTCAAGAGCGAGGAGACATTGTCTTAGAAACCGTTTTTGAACTTGAAAAAGGAAAATTTGAGCATATTAAAGAAAAAATGGATGAATTAACCGAATTACGTGAATCCAAACAACCTCTTGAATATCCATCGTGTGGAAGTGTCTTTAAGCGTCCAACGGGCTATTTTACAGGGAAACTTATTCAAGATGCAGGTCTCCAAGGTAAAATATGGGGAGGCGCCCAAATTTCTACAAAACACGCAGGCTTTATTGTCAATATAAACAATGCTACTGCAACTGATTATTTGGAATTAATTGCTTATATCCAAAAGACCATTAAAGAAGTGTATGATGTTACGCTTGAAACAGAAGTGCGCGTTATCGGCGAAAATTTAGTTGAAAATATAGCAGCTGTACCTTCGTGA